Proteins from a single region of Dama dama isolate Ldn47 chromosome 14, ASM3311817v1, whole genome shotgun sequence:
- the LAMB3 gene encoding laminin subunit beta-3 produces MRPLLLLYFGLPSLLCAQQACSLGACYPPVGDLLIGRTQFLRASSTCGLTKPETYCTEYGEWQMKCCKCDSRLAHNYNGHRVENVVSSSGPMRWWQSQNDVSPVFLQLDLDRKFQLQDIMMDFKGPVPAGMLIERSSDFGKTWQVYQYLAADCSSAFPWVHQGQPQSWQDTRCQPLPQRPNGRPNGAKVQLNLMDLASGIPATQSQKIQELGEITNLRVNFTKLAPVPQRGYHPPSAYYAVSQLRLQGSCLCHGHADRCVPSSRTPASPSTAVQVHEVCVCQHNTAGPNCERCAPFYNNQPWRPAEDQDPHECQRCDCNGHSETCHFDPAVFAASQGAHGGVCDSCRDHTEGRNCERCQLHYFRNRRPGAPIQETCIPCECDPDGAVLGAPCDPVTGQCVCKEHVQGERCDLCKPGFTGLTFSNPQGCRRCDCSVLGARRDMPCDEETGRCVCLPHVVGPKCDQCAPHHWKLASGRGCEPCACDPHNSLGPQCNQFTGQCVCREGFGGLTCGAAAIRQCPDRTYGEAAAGCRACDCDFRGTEGPGCDKASGRCLCRPGLTGPRCDQCQRGYCDRAPVCVACHPCFQTYDGGLRERALRLAGLRNASAGLWPRPGLEDRGLASRMLDAKRKMAQIQATLGDALVTEQEVAQVANAVFSIRRTLQGMQLDLPLEEETLSLPGDLGSLDRSFNRLLIMYQSKREQFEKINSADPSGAFRMLTAAHQRSSQAAQQVSDSSRRLLQLRDIRRQAERLEQQVAGGPGAGGPQLAALRLQMASVPDLTPTINQLCGGSREMPCTPGGCPGELCPRDNGTACGSRCRGALPRAGGALRTAGQVAEQLRGFGAQLQQTRQMIRAAEEAASQVQSDTQRLETQVSTSRSQMEEDVRRTRLLIRQVRDFLSDPDTDTATIQEVSEAVLALWLPTDSATVLRKMNEIQAIAARLPNVDLVLSQTKQDIARARRLQAEAEQARSRAHAVEGQVEDVLGALRQGTLALQEAQDTMRGTRRSLRLIQDRVAEVQQVLGPAKRLVTSMSEQLGGFRARMEELGRRARQQQAQAAKAQQLAEEASKQALSAQEGFERVKQKYAELKDRLDQSSMLGEQGSRILSVKTEAEELFGETMAMMDRMRDMESELLRGSQAIVLRSADLTGLEQRVEQIRNHINGRVLYYATCK; encoded by the exons TGGCAGATGAAATGCTGCAAGTGTGACTCCAGATTGGCTCACAATTACAACGGTCACCGAGTGGAGAATGTGGTTTCATCCTCGGGCCCCATGCGCTGGTGGCAGTCACAGAATG ATGTGAGCCCCGTCTTTCTGCAGCTGGACCTGGACAGGAAATTCCAGCTTCAGGACATCATGATGGATTTTAAG GGGCCTGTGCCTGCTGGCATGCTGATCGAGCGCTCCTCGGACTTCGGCAAGACCTGGCAGGTGTACCAGTACCTGGCTGCCGACTGCAGCTCCGCCTTCCCTTGGGTCCACCAGGGCCAACCCCAGAGCTGGCAGGACACTCGGTGCCAGCCTCTGCCCCAGAGGCCTAACGGGCGCCCGAATGGGGCCAAG GTTCAGCTCAACCTTATGGATTTAGCCTCTGGGATCCCAGCCACACAAAGTCAAAAAATTCAAG AGCTGGGGGAGATCACCAACTTGAGGGTTAACTTCACCAAGCTGGCGCCTGTGCCCCAGAGGGGCTACCACCCTCCCAGCGCCTACTACGCTGTGTCCCAGTTGCGTCTGCAAGGGAGCTGCCTCTGTCACGGCCATGCGGACCGCTGTGTCCCCAGTTCCAGAACTCCTGCCAGCCCCTCCACCGCCGTGCAG GTCCACGAGGTCTGCGTCTGCCAGCACAACACCGCTGGCCCCAACTGTGAGCGCTGCGCGCCCTTCTACAACAACCAGCCCTGGAGACCCGCGGAAGACCAGGACCCCCACGAATGCCAGA GGTGTGACTGCAACGGACACTCAGAGACATGTCACTTTGACCCAGCCGTGTTTGCCGCCAGCCAGGGGGCACATGGAGGTGTGTGTGACAGCTGCCGGGACCACACTGAGGGCAGGAACTGTGAACGGTGTCAGCTGCACTATTTCCGGAACCGGCGTCCTGGGGCTCCCATTCAGGAGACCTGCATCC CCTGTGAGTGCGATCCCGACGGGGCAGTGCTGGGGGCGCCCTGTGACCCAGTGACTGGCCAGTGTGTGTGCAAGGAGCACGTGCAGGGGGAGCGCTGTGACCTGTGCAAGCCGGGGTTCACGGGGCTCACCTTCTCCAACCCGCAGGGCTGCCGCC GCTGTGACTGTAGCGTCCTGGGCGCCCGGCGGGACATGCCGTGTGACGAGGAGACGGGGCGCTGCGTGTGTCTGCCCCACGTGGTGGGCCCCAAGTGTGACCAGTGTGCCCCCCACCACTGGAAGCTGGCCAGCGGCCGGGGCTGCGAGCCCTGTGCCTGCGACCCGCACAACTCCCTCGGCCCCCAGTGCAACCAG TTCACAGGGCAGTGTGTCTGTCGGGAAGGGTTCGGGGGCCTGACCTGCGGCGCCGCTGCCATCCGCCAGTGTCCCGACAGGACCTATGGAGAGGCAGCCGCGGGATGCCGAG CCTGTGACTGCGACTTCCGGGGCACCGAGGGGCCGGGCTGCGACAAGGCCTCGGGCCGCTGCCTCTGCCGCCCCGGCTTGACGGGGCCGCGCTGCGACCAGTGCCAGCGGGGCTACTGCGACCGCGCCCCGGTGTGCGTGGCCTGCCACCCCTGCTTCCAGACCTACGACGGCGGCCTCCGGGAGCGGGCCCTCCGCCTGGCCGGCCTCCGCAACGCCTCCGCCGGCCTGTGGCCCCGGCCGGGCCTGGAGGACCGCGGCTTGGCCTCCCGGATGCTGGACGCGAAGAGGAAGATGGCGCAGATCCAAGCCACCCTCGGCGACGCCTTGGTCACGGAGCAGGAGGTGGCCCAGGTGGCCAATGCCGTCTTCTCCATCAG GCGGACACTTCAGGGCATGCAGCTGGAtttgcccctggaggaggagacttTGTCCCTCCCAGGAGACCTGGGGAGCCTGGACAGGAGCTTCAATCGCCTCCTCATCATGTATCAGAGCAAGAGGgagcaatttgaaaagataaacagtgCTGACCCTTCAG GAGCCTTCCGCatgctgactgcagcccaccagcggTCATCCCAGGCCGCTCAGCAGGTCTCGGACAGCTCCCGCCGGTTGCTGCAGCTCAGGGACATCCGGAGACAGGCGGAGAGGCTGGAGCAGCAGGTGGCGGGGGGGCCAGGAGCCGGTGGTCCCCAGCTCGCGGCCCTGAGGCTGCAGATGGCCTCTGTGCCTGACCTGACGCCCACCATCAACCAG CTCTGTGGAGGCTCCAGGGAGATGCCTTGCACCCCAGGGGGCTGCCCCGGGGAGCTCTGTCCCCGAGACAATGGCACGGCCTGCGGCTCCCGGTGCAGAGGCGCCCTCCCCAGGGCAGGTGGGGCCTTGCGGACGGCGGGGCAGGTGGCTGAGCAACTGCGGGGCTTTGGCGCCCAGCTCCAGCAGACCAGGCAGATG ATCAGGGCAGCGGAGGAGGCCGCCTCGCAGGTCCAGTCGGACACTCAGCGCCTGGAGACGCAGGTGAGCACCAGCCGCTCCCAGATGGAGGAGGACGTCAGACGCACACGGCTCCTCATCCGGCAGGTGCGGGACTTCCTCTCAG ACCCCGACACCGACACGGCCACCATCCAGGAGGTCAGCGAGGCCGTGCTGGCCCTGTGGCTGCCCACCGACTCGGCCACAGTCCTGCGGAAGATGAACGAGATCCAGGCCATCGCGGCCAGGCTCCCCAACGTGGACCTGGTGCTGTCCCAGACCAAGCAGGACATCGCTCGGGCTCGCAGGCTGCAGGCTGAGGCCGAGCAGGCCAG GAGCCGGGCCCACGCAGTGGAGGGCCAGGTGGAGGACGTCCTGGGGGCCCTGCGGCAGGGCACGCTGGCgctgcaggaggcccaggacACCATGCGGGGCACCCGCCGCTCCCTGCGGCTCATCCAGGACAGGGTCGCTGAG GTTCAGCAGGTACTAGGACCAGCAAAAAGACTGGTGACCAGCATGTCGGAGCAGCTGGGGGGCTTCCGAGcacggatggaggagcttggccgCCGGGCCAGGCAGCAGCAGGCACAGGCAGCAAAGGCCCAGCAACTGGCAGAGGAGGCCAGCAAGCAGGCGCTGAGCGCCCAGGAG ggaTTTGAGAGAGTAAAGCAAAAATATGCTGAGTTGAAGGACCGGTTGGATCAGAGCTCCATGCTGGGAGAACAGGGCAGCCGAATTTTGAGTGTCAAGACGGAGGCGGAGGAACTGTTTGGGGAGACCATGGCGATGATGGACAGGATGAGAG ACATGGAATCAGAGCTGCTTCGGGGGAGCCAGGCCATCGTGCTCCGCTCAGCGGACCTGACGGGCCTGGAGCAGCGCGTGGAGCAGATTCGGAACCACATCAATGGGCGCGTGCTCTACTACGCCACCTGCAAGTGA